GCGGCGCGGCCGTCGATGCGCTGAAGAACAAGAAAGGCGCGGCCGCGTGGGCGATCGCGGCCATCATCCTGTCCGCGGTGCTGCTCGCGTCGAGCCCGACGATCGTGCCGGTGATCGCCGCCGAGGTGTTCCACGGCTTCGCGAGCTGCATGCTCGTGCCGGCCATGGCCGCGATCTCGTTCTCGCTCGTCGGCCGCGCCGACCTCGGCGACCGGCTCGGCCGCAACGCGCGCTGGGCATCGATCGGCAGCGCGGTCGCCGCGGGCCTGATGGGGCTCACCGGCGAATACTTCTCCGCGCGCGCGGTGTTCTGGCTGACCGCCGTGCTCGCGCTGCCCGCGCTGTTCGCACTCGCGATGATCCAGCCGACACACGAGGTGATCCCGCAGTCGTCGAAGCCCGACGATCGCGACGAAGCCGGCGAACGCGAAACGCTGCTCGAGCTGCTGCGCGACCGCCGGATGCTGATCTTCGCGGCGTGCGTCGTGCTGTTCCATCTGTCGAACGCGGCGATGCTGAACCTCGCGGCCGGCGAAGTCACAGCCGGAATGGGCGAGAACGTGCAGCTCGTGATCGCCGCGTGCATCATCGTGCCGCAAGCGATCGTCGCGATGCTGTCGCCGTGGGTCGGCCGCTCCGCGCAACGCTGGGGGCGCCGGCCGATCCTGCTGCTCGGCTTCTCGGCGCTGCCGGTGCGCGCGCTGCTGTTCGCCGGCGTGAGCAGCCCGTACCTGCTGGTACCGGTGCAGATGCTCGACGGCATCAGCGCGGCCGTGTTCGGCGTGATGCTGCCGCTGATCGCGGCCGACGTCGCGGGCGGCAAGGGCCGCTACAACCTGTGCATCGGGCTCTTTGGGCTCGCAGCCGGGATCGGCGCGACCCTCAGCACGGCCGCGGCCGGCTACGTCGCCGATCACTTCGGCAACGCCGTGAGCTTCTTCGGGCTCGCGGGCGCCGGTGCGCTCGCGGTGCTGCTGGTCTGGCTCGTGATGCCCGAAACGCGCGTCGCGAACGGTGATGCTGCCGCCGACGAACCGGCTGCCGCATCGCCTGAACAGGCGCGCTGACACCGGCGCGCCGCCGTCACCTGCTTCTTGGCCAACGCATGATGGATACGATCAGGACACTCAACGAAGCCCGCCAGCAGATCCAGCAGTCGATCTTCGATCTGTTCAAGGGGCTGTCATTCAGCGAACGGCTCGCGCAAGGCGCGCTGATGGCGCTGCAGGCCGTGTGCGGCGCATGCCTCGCGTACGTGATCGGCCACGCGCTGCACACCGAGCAGGCCGTATGGGCGGCGATCACCGCGATCGCCGTGACGCAGCACAACTACTCGGACACGATGTCGCTGTCGCGCGACCAGTTCGTCGGCGCGATGGTCGGCGGCGTGCTCGGCTTCGCCGGCGCGGCGCTCGGCGGCGACCGACTCGTCGCGTATGCGATTACCGTCGCGGTCGTGATTGTCTGCTGCTGGTGCCTGAACGTCGGCAGCGCCGCACGGCTCGGCGGCGTAACCGCGACGATCGTGCTGCTGTTTCCGGGCAACGGCCCGCTGTGGGACATTCCGCTGATGCGGCTCGGCGAGGTGACGCTCGGCACCGTGTGTGCGCTGGGCGTGTGCTGGGTGATGTCGAAAATCGAGCGCCGCTGGTTCCGCCACGCGGCGGCAAAGTGACGCGTTGATCCGGCTGCCCGGCGCGCATCGCGGCATCGCGATCCGGGCCGGGCCGTCGGCCAGGTCAGTCGCCGATCCGCAGCACGATGCCGGAACCGATCTGCACCAGCAGGTGATCCCCGCCGACGCCGACCCATTGATAGCCGCGCGGCGGCGGGCTCAGGCGATAGCCGCGCCAGTCGTCGATCACGTACTGGCGATCTCGGAACTCGGGCGGAAGCCGGTCGCCCTTGTGCCACTCGCGGCGCGGCTGGTCGGCCCAGCGCGGCGGCGCGTCGTCCTCATGGCGCATCTGGCCGGGCGGCACGTGTTTCGGGCCATGGCCGCGCTGCATGCCGTGGCCGCCCTGGTCGTCGTGGTGGTCGTGGTCCTGCGCCATCGCGGCCGGCGCGGCGAAACCCGCCGCGATCAGCGCGGCCAGCATCATCCCGTGCATCTTCTTCATCGTGCCTTCCCTCCGTGTTGTCACGTCGAACGAAACCACTCGGACTGCCCGATGAAGACTAGCACACGGTATCGCGGGGCCACATGACCGCGCACATGACCACGCATATGACAGCGCGTTAAGCCGCCTGCTGCTGGTACTGGATCCGGTGCAGGTGCGCGTAGAGGCCGCCGTGGCGCAGCAATTCGTCGTGGCTGCCCTCCTCCACGATCTTGCCGGCCTCGAGCACGAGGATGCGGTCCGCACGCTCGATCGTCGACAGCCGGTGCGCGATCACGAGCGTCGTGCGGCCCTCCATCAGCCGTTCGAGCGCCGCCTGCACGTGGCGCTCCGATTCCGAGTCGAGCGCCGACGTCGCTTCGTCGAGGATCAGGATCGGCGCGTCCTTGTAGATCGCGCGCGCGATCGCGAGCCGCTGGCGCTGGCCGCCGGACAACCGCATCCCGTTGCCGCCGACGAGCGTGTCGAGCCCGTCGGGCATCGCGGCGACCGCATCGGCGAGGTTCGCGGCCTCGAGCGCGGCCTGCACGCGCGCGCGGTCGGGCGTCTGCCCGTATGCGACGTTCGCGGCGATCGTGTCGTTGAACAGCACGACGTCCTGGCTGACCATCGCCATCTGGCCGCGCAACGCATGGAGATCGTAGTCGGCCACCGGCACGCCGTCGACCAGGATCGCCCCGTCGGTCGGGTCGAAGAAGCGCGGCAGCAGGTTCACGAGCGTCGTCTTGCCGCTGCCGGACGGGCCCGCGAGCGCGATCATCTCGCCAGGCGCGACCTTGAACGAGATGCGGTCGAGCGTCGGTCGCTCGGCCGTGCCGTAGTCGAACGTCACGTTGCGGAACTCGATGTCGCCGCGCGCATGTTCCAGCGGCCGGCCGCCGCCCTGCGGCTCGGCCGGTTCGTCGATCAGCCCGAAGATCAGCTCGGCCGCCGTCATCCCGCGCTGCAGCGGCTGGTTGACGTCGATCAGGTGCTTGAGCGGCGAGATCACGAGCAGCATCGACGTGACGAACGCGACGAAGCCGCCGACCGTCGTCTGGTCGTTCGACGACTGCACGACCGCGATCGTGATCACGACCGCGAGCGCGATCGACGCGAGGAACTGCGTGAGCGGCTGCGCGAGGCCGCCGGAGATCGTCATGCGCATCGCGTAGCCGCGCAGGCGCTTGCTCATCTGCGTGAAGCGGTCCATCTCGTACGCTTCGCCGTTGTGCACCTTCACGACCTTGTAGCCGCCGACCGTCTCCTCGACGATGTACGACAGCTCGTTGGTCAACGTCTGGTGCTCGCGGTTCAGGCGGCGCAGGCGCCGGTTGATCTTGCTGACGAGCCAGCCGATGCCCGGCAGGATCACCGCGACGATCAGCGTGAGTCGCCAGTTCAGGTAGAACAGGTAGCCGAGCAGGAAGATCACCGTCAGCGAATCGCGCACGAGCGTGACCATCACGCCGGTCAGCACCGACAGGATCTGGTTGACCTCGAACACGATCGCGTTGATCACGGTGCTCGCCGTCTCGCGCTGGAAGAACGACGCGCCCGTGTGCAGCATCCGCTGGAACATCTCGAGCCGCAGCTGCAGCAGGATGCGGTTCGACACGTAGTTGAGCAGGTAATTCGATGCGTACTGCGATACGCCGCGCACGAGCGCGAGCCCGATCACGGCCATCGGCACGTACCATTTCGCGCGGTCGCTGCCGTGCGAGCCGAAGCCGTGGTCGAGCAGCGGCTTGAGCAGCGCCGGGATACCGGCCTCGGTGGCCGCGACGACGCCCATCGTCATCACGGCGAGCACCACGATGCCGATCAGCGGCCGGATGTACGGCCACAGGCGCTTGAGGACCGTCACGGGCGAGGTGCCCGTGCCGTCCATCGGTTTGCGAAGAGTGTTCTGGGTTTCCAAGGCAATCCTTCTTGAGCCGCGAAGCGGCGCCCGGACGTGGCCGCCCGGAATGTCGCCCTGTCGGGCGGGTGCCGAAAAGGGCTCAACATTATAGCCGCACCGCCCCCGCCGGCACGGTCATGGCGGCTGCGGGCGGCGGCCGGGCCGCGGGTATACTGCCGCTCACCGTTTTCTCCGCCTTTTCCGACGATTTCATGGCTGAACCCTCCCTCGGCGTCGCCCTCATCGCCCTCAACGCGTCCGCGCGGCTCGCACAGTGCCTGGCCGCGCTGTCGTTCGCCGACGATGTCGTCGTCATCGACGGCGGCAGCACCGACGATACCGTCGCGATCGCGCAGGCACACGGCGCGCGCGTGATCGTCGAGCGCGACTGGCCGGGATTCGGCCCGCAGAAGAACCGCGCGCTCGACGCGCTCGACACCGACTGGATCCTGTCCCTCGATACCGACGAAGTCGTCACCCCGGAACTCGCGCAGTC
This region of Burkholderia contaminans genomic DNA includes:
- a CDS encoding MFS transporter translates to MTIKHSVSARSLRSLDWLNFFVANVQTGFGPFIASYLASHKWTQGEIGMVLSIGTISAMVSQVPGGAAVDALKNKKGAAAWAIAAIILSAVLLASSPTIVPVIAAEVFHGFASCMLVPAMAAISFSLVGRADLGDRLGRNARWASIGSAVAAGLMGLTGEYFSARAVFWLTAVLALPALFALAMIQPTHEVIPQSSKPDDRDEAGERETLLELLRDRRMLIFAACVVLFHLSNAAMLNLAAGEVTAGMGENVQLVIAACIIVPQAIVAMLSPWVGRSAQRWGRRPILLLGFSALPVRALLFAGVSSPYLLVPVQMLDGISAAVFGVMLPLIAADVAGGKGRYNLCIGLFGLAAGIGATLSTAAAGYVADHFGNAVSFFGLAGAGALAVLLVWLVMPETRVANGDAAADEPAAASPEQAR
- a CDS encoding RcnB family protein, producing MKKMHGMMLAALIAAGFAAPAAMAQDHDHHDDQGGHGMQRGHGPKHVPPGQMRHEDDAPPRWADQPRREWHKGDRLPPEFRDRQYVIDDWRGYRLSPPPRGYQWVGVGGDHLLVQIGSGIVLRIGD
- the msbA gene encoding lipid A export permease/ATP-binding protein MsbA, whose translation is MDGTGTSPVTVLKRLWPYIRPLIGIVVLAVMTMGVVAATEAGIPALLKPLLDHGFGSHGSDRAKWYVPMAVIGLALVRGVSQYASNYLLNYVSNRILLQLRLEMFQRMLHTGASFFQRETASTVINAIVFEVNQILSVLTGVMVTLVRDSLTVIFLLGYLFYLNWRLTLIVAVILPGIGWLVSKINRRLRRLNREHQTLTNELSYIVEETVGGYKVVKVHNGEAYEMDRFTQMSKRLRGYAMRMTISGGLAQPLTQFLASIALAVVITIAVVQSSNDQTTVGGFVAFVTSMLLVISPLKHLIDVNQPLQRGMTAAELIFGLIDEPAEPQGGGRPLEHARGDIEFRNVTFDYGTAERPTLDRISFKVAPGEMIALAGPSGSGKTTLVNLLPRFFDPTDGAILVDGVPVADYDLHALRGQMAMVSQDVVLFNDTIAANVAYGQTPDRARVQAALEAANLADAVAAMPDGLDTLVGGNGMRLSGGQRQRLAIARAIYKDAPILILDEATSALDSESERHVQAALERLMEGRTTLVIAHRLSTIERADRILVLEAGKIVEEGSHDELLRHGGLYAHLHRIQYQQQAA
- a CDS encoding FUSC family protein, whose translation is MDTIRTLNEARQQIQQSIFDLFKGLSFSERLAQGALMALQAVCGACLAYVIGHALHTEQAVWAAITAIAVTQHNYSDTMSLSRDQFVGAMVGGVLGFAGAALGGDRLVAYAITVAVVIVCCWCLNVGSAARLGGVTATIVLLFPGNGPLWDIPLMRLGEVTLGTVCALGVCWVMSKIERRWFRHAAAK